TACATGTTCTATGTGAGTAAAGGTTATGTTGAGCGGCACTAGTGCCTGTTTCCAAAATGTATAGTCCTAAAGGGGTCACTGTACTGGTCCTCATCAGGGGTTTCGGGATTCTTCACCTAACTAACCAAAGACTGGGAAGGTCAGGGTGTGAGAAAATTCGGAAAGGAATGGCAGGGTTTTTCTCATTGTCGCGAGCAGCTCGTACCTGTGGCTTCCACCATCCCTTCCAGGATCACAACGATCTCAAACTCGTCCTTCTCCAGTTGCCTCTTTGAAACCTCCCAGAATGGGCTGTTCTCATTTATTTCATGGCTGATAATGAGGGGGGAGACCAGAAAGAGGCGGTCATCTCCTGTCTCAAAGCCCACGTTGATGTCCGTCTGGTTTAGAGGAATAAACTCGCCTTCCTGTGTTTGCTTGGATTTTATCAATTTGGCACGTATGGAGGCCTCCACAATGTGCGACTGTCGGAGGTCTCCTACCCGGAACATAAGACAGAGTTTGTCGTCCCTTAGAGAGATGACAGCATGTGAGGAGAACACCAGAGTCTCTGCTCTCTTGTTGGGCTGGGAGATCTTTACAAACATGCATCCCACCATGAAGGCGTTCACCATGGAGCCGAGGATAGCCTGAAGAAGGAGTAGAACAATGCCCTCAGGGCACTTGTCTGTGATCACCCTGTGTCCATACCCAATggttgtctctgtctctatagagaAGAGGAAAGCGGACACAAAGCCATTGAGGTTCTTGATGCAGGGCGTCCACTCTGAGTCCTCCAAATGCTCCAGATCTCCGCGGCAGTAAGCAATGAACCACCAGATCACACCGAAGAAAAGCCACGTGATGGCATAGGCCATGATGAACACCAGCAAACTCACCCGCCATTTCAGGTCCACCAAGGTGGTGAAGATGTCCGTCAGATAACGATAAGTCTCACGCACATTTCCATGCTGTACGTTACACCTGCCGTCCTTCTCCACATATCGCTGGCGGCGGCGCAGCTTCCGGTCGGCTTTCTCCAGCCTCTCAGCAAGTTTGGAAGGATGGGAAAAGGACGCTTTACTGTTAGGGACTGTTGAGTCAGGGATGGACGTGAAGGCATTGTTGTTCTTGGCCATTGTATTTAAGACCAGAAGTAGTTAAAGCCTGGACAAAAAAGAGAAAGATTAGTGCTGCCAACATGGAAGATGGGGGTGAACTGAAGCCCAGAGACTGCTAATGGGCCCCAATTGTGTGACAACTACCCACGGGgtgaccctagctttagccccctgAACAGAGAAGAGATAGATAAGTAGTAATGCCGCCAACGGGGGGAGGGGGAACAGGAGAACAGAAATAGAAGCTGCTGACAGACTTCAACTGTATGGTTTAAACCCACCAGGTGACCCCAACTTCCGTCCCCTAGACAAACAGCAGCAGGGTCCCCAACCACCGTGACAATAGTAGTGGAGCCCCTCAGTCACAAGGGGCCCGGTGTTAATCCTACCTCTATGCACTCACAGAGGACTGTGGGATGCAGCTAGTGCTGCGGGTAGCAGTGACGCAGATGACAATCTAGCATCATCACTGCGCGGTCTGGCTGTCACAGATACCGCCATGCAGGTGACTTGATGCCCCCCATGTCAGTGACAACAGCACAAGCAGGGTTAACCAAGAAGTCGATGAATTTACTAAAATTAGCACCGGCAGTTGTCTCCGTCTATACGTGTCACCCTCTCCCAAGAAGCCCTGCTTCAGCAGTTGCCATGGAGACCTCTGTCAGATGTGCTCTATATGTGGCTCACATTTAACTATTGCCATTCTTACCGGAAAGTTCAATTATGTCATTTGACCACTCAGATGAGGACGGCTGTGGCCGCACAGGCATGTAACCGTTATATAACGGCAAGGACTGTGACGCAGATTGGAGTCACCAAGATCTCCTTGCTTTTATCTCACTGGTGATCCCCTTCAAGGCTGCCTATGCTCAGATGCCCCTCACAAATTAAGCCTGGGGCAGATACCAATACAGAGAGACCTTAGTCAGATACTGGTACCGACAGATCCAGGGTAAATACTAGTGACCTGCAGCTGATACTGGTACCAAGTGACGAGGGGAAGATACTGTTGACCTGCAGCTGATACTGGCACCGAGTGATCAGAGGAAGATACTAGTGACCTGCAGCTGATACTGGTACCGAATGACCAGAGGAAGATACTAGTAACCTGCAGCTGACACTGGTACAGAGTGACCAGAGGAAGATAATGATGACCTGTAACTGATACTGGTATCGAGTGATCTGAGGAAGATACTAGTGACCTACAGCTGATACTGGTATCTAGTAACCAGAGGAAGACACTGGTGACCTGCAGCTGATACTGGCACCGAATGACCAGAGGAAGATACTAGTAACCTGCAGCTGACACTGGTACAGAGTGACCAGAGGAAGATAATGGTGACCTGTAACTGATACTGGTATCGAGTGATCTGAGGAAGATACTAGTGACCTACAGCTGATACTGGTATCTAGTAACCAGAGGAAGATACTGGTGACCTGCAGCTGATACTGGCACCGAATGACCAGAGGAAGATACTAGTAACCTGCAGCTGACACTGCTACAGAGTGACCAGAGGAAGATAATGGTGACCTGTAACTGATACTGGTATCGAGTGATCTGAGGAAGATACTAGTGACCTACAGCTGATACTGGTATCTAGTAACCAGAGGAAGATACTGGTGACCTGCAGCTGATACTGGCACCGAATGACCAGAGGAAGATACTAGTAACCTGCAGCTGACACTGGTACCAAGTGACCAGAGGAAGATAATGGTGACCTGTAACTGATACTGGTATCAAGTGATCTGAGGAAGATACTAGTGACCTACAGCTGATACTGGTACCTAGTAACCAGAGGAAGATACTGGTGACCTGCAGCCAATATTGGTACCGAGTGAAAAGGAGATACTATTGACCTGCAATAGATACTGGTACCAAGTGACCAGAGGCAGATACTGGTGACCTGTAACTGATACTGGGATCAAGTGACCTGAGGAAGATACTGGTGACCTGCAACAGATACTGGTACCGAGTGACCAGAGGCAGGTACTGATGACCTGTAACTGATACTGGTACCAAATGACCAGAGGAAGATACTAGGGACCTGCAGCTGATACTGGTACTGAGTGACCAGAGGAAGATAATGGTGATCTGCAGCTGATACTGGTACCGAGTGACCAGAGGAAGATACTGGGGACCTACAGCATATACTGATACCGAGTGACCAGAAGAAGAAACTAGTGACCTGCAGTAGATACTGATACCGACTGACCAGAGGCAGATAATGGTGACCTGTAACTGATAATGGTATCGAGTGACCTGAGGAAGATACTGGTGACCTGCAGCTGATACTGGTACTAAGTGACCAGAGGAAGATACTGGTGACCTGCAGCTCACACTGGTAATGAGTGACCAGAGGAAGATACTTGTGGCCTGCAGCAGATACTGGTACCGAGTCACCAGAAGAAGTTACTGCTGACCTGCAGCTGACACTAGTACAGAGTGACCAGAGGGAGATATTAGTGACCTGCAGCTGACACTGGTACCTAGTAACCAGAGGAAGATACTGGTGACCTGCAGCTGATACTGGTACCAAGTGATCAGAGAAAGATACGGGTGATCTGCAGCAGATACTGGTACTGAGTGACCAGAGAAAGATGCTAGTGACCTGCAACAGATAGTGGTACCGAGTCACCCTGAGGAAGATACTAGTGAACTGCAACAGATACTGGTACCGAGTGACCAGAGGAAGATAATAGTGACCTGCAACAGATACTGGTATTGAGTGACCAGAGGAAGATACTGGTGACTTGTAACTAATACTAGTATCGATTGATCTGAGGAAGATACTGGTGACGTGCAGCTGATACTGGTACCGAGTGACCAGAGGAAGATATTGGTGACCTGCGCCTGACACTGGTACCGAGTGACCAGGGGAATATACTGGTGACCTTCAGCAGATATTGGTTTTGAGTGTCCAAAGGACAGTGACCTGCAGTAGATACTGGTGCAGAGTGACCAGAGGCAGATACTGATGACCCGCAGCAGATACTGCTACAGAGTGACCAAAGAAAGATATTGTTAACCTGCAGCTGGTACTGAGTGACCAGAGACAGATACTGGTGACCTACAGTAGATACTGTTACCGAGTGACCAGAGGCAGATACTGGTACCAAGTGAGCAGAGGAAGATACCGTTGACCTGCAGTTGATACTGGTACCGAGTGACCAGAGGAAGATATTGGTGACCTGCAGCTGACACTGGTACCGAGAGATCAGAGGAAGATACTAGTGACCGTCTGCAGCTGATACTGGTACCGAGTGACCAGAGGAAAATACTGTTAACTATACTGGTACCGAGTGACCAGAGGCAGATACTGGTGACTGGTAGCTGATACTGGTGTCGCGTGACCGGAGGAATATACTGGTTACCTGCAGCTGATACTGGTACCAAGTGACCAGAAGAAGATACTTGTGACCTGCAGGTGACACTAGTACAGAGTGACCAGAGGAAGGTATTAGTGACCTGCCGCTGATACTGATACCGAGTGACCAGAGGTAGATACTGGGGACCTGCAGGAGATACTGGTACAGAGTGACCAAAGAAAGATACTGTTAACCTGCGGTAGACCTACAGTAGATACTGTTACCGAATGACCAGAGGCAGATACTAGTGACCTGCAGCAGATACTGGTACCGAGTGAGCAGAGGAAGATACTGGTGACCTGCACATGATACTGGTACCGAGTGACCAGAGGCAGATCCTGGTGACCTGCAGTAGATACTGGTACCGAGTGACCAGAGGCAGATCCTGGTGACATGCCTCAGATACTAATACTGAGTGACCACAGGCAGATACTGGTTACCTGCAGTAGATACTGGTACCGAGTGACCAGAGGCAAATACTGGTGCCCTGTGGGTACGGAGTGACCTAGGAGCAGATACTGGTACATACCTGCGGAGAACGCTGCCCACTTGCTTCTCTCGATGATTTTCCAGCTTCATTGCCGCACACAGGCTGTATAAGTAGGCACCTGCTGAATCAAGGATGGATGGAGCTGTGCAGCTGAGCCTCTTCTGCAGAAGGTGAAGACGATGCTCAGGCCCTCCCCCTCTTCTGGTTCTggagaggaggatcggtgggaatgGTAACAGATGggggtctctgctctgactgacagGTGAGGGAGCGGACCGCCTACATATAGGAAAC
This region of Ranitomeya imitator isolate aRanImi1 chromosome 1, aRanImi1.pri, whole genome shotgun sequence genomic DNA includes:
- the KCNJ9 gene encoding G protein-activated inward rectifier potassium channel 3, with the protein product MAKNNNAFTSIPDSTVPNSKASFSHPSKLAERLEKADRKLRRRQRYVEKDGRCNVQHGNVRETYRYLTDIFTTLVDLKWRVSLLVFIMAYAITWLFFGVIWWFIAYCRGDLEHLEDSEWTPCIKNLNGFVSAFLFSIETETTIGYGHRVITDKCPEGIVLLLLQAILGSMVNAFMVGCMFVKISQPNKRAETLVFSSHAVISLRDDKLCLMFRVGDLRQSHIVEASIRAKLIKSKQTQEGEFIPLNQTDINVGFETGDDRLFLVSPLIISHEINENSPFWEVSKRQLEKDEFEIVVILEGMVEATGMTCQARSSYLVDEVLWGHRFMSVLSLEDGFYEVDYNTFHQTFEVSTPSCSARELAENAARMDAHLYWSIPSQLDEKVEEGTEKDGMDKQRNGSVSSPESEPVLLE